The following are encoded in a window of Etheostoma cragini isolate CJK2018 chromosome 7, CSU_Ecrag_1.0, whole genome shotgun sequence genomic DNA:
- the sike1 gene encoding suppressor of IKBKE 1, with amino-acid sequence MACTLEKVLGDARTLLERLKEHDTAAEGLIEQSGALSQRVQSMREVGNALPEKQTEDTSGFQELTKYKPHVLLNQENTQIKELQQENKELWLSLEEHQYALELIMGRYRKQMLQLMMAKKELDTKPVLSLHENHAKEVQNQVERICEMGQVMRRAVQVDDQHYCSVRERLAQLEIENKELRDLLAISKSSVKTTREETNQPAAEQSPQPGSYE; translated from the exons ATGGCCTGCACTTTGGAAAAAGTGTTGGGCGATGCCCGGACCCTTCTCGAGAGGCTGAAAGAGCACGACACGGCCGCCGAGGGACTGATAGAGCAGTCCGGGGCCCTCAGCCAGAGAGTTCAGAGCATGAGAGAGGTTGGAAATGCCCTTCCAGAAAAG cAAACAGAAGACACTTCAGGATTTCAGGAGCTGACCAAATACAAGCCTCATGTCCTTCTGAATCAGGAAAACACCCAAATCAAAGAACTACAGCAGGAGAACAAAG AACTATGGTTATCTCTTGAAGAACATCAGTACGCGCTAGAGTTGATCATGGGTCGATACCGCAAGCAGATGCTCCAGCTGATGATGGCAAAGAAGGAGTTGGACACCAAACCGGTGCTTAGCCTCCATGAGAACCACGCAAAA GAAGTGCAGAACCAAGTAGAGCGGATATGCGAGATGGGCCAGGTGATGAGAAGAGCAGTGCAGGTGGACGATCAGCACTACTGCTCTGTTCGAGAGAGACTCGCTCAACTAGAG ATTGAGAACAAGGAGCTGCGAGATCTCCTGGCCATCAGCAAGAGCTCTGTGAAGACCACGAGGGAAGAAACCAACCAGCCAGCAGCAGAACAGTCCCCTCAGCCAGGGTCCTATGAGTGA
- the micos10 gene encoding MICOS complex subunit MIC10: MFTMSEKELGKKWDRCLADGAIKLGTGLGLGIVFSVLFFKRHTWPISFGSGTGLGMAYANCQNDLRSFYLLHRSKKEQ; this comes from the exons ATGTTCACCATGTCGGAAAAAGAGCTTGGGAAAAAGTGGGACCGGTGCCTGGCAGACGGTGCCATTAAACTTG gcacTGGGCTGGGGTTAGGAATcgtgttttctgttctgttcttcAAAC GGCACACTTGGCCGATTTCATTCGGCTCAGGAACGGGACTTGGCATGGCTTATGCCAACTGTCAGAATGACCTGAGGTCCTTTTATTTGCTGCACAGAAGCAAAAAG GAACAATAG